One window of the Streptomyces sp. NBC_00259 genome contains the following:
- a CDS encoding ROK family glucokinase, producing the protein MSTYRDFAHRGAARATVLRTVGTRERRSHLTAPRVPTVGIDIGGTKVMAGVVDADGIILEKLRTETPDKSKSPRVVEDTIVDLVLDLSDRHDVHAVGIGAAGWVDADRSTVLFAPHLAWRNEPLRDSLQNRLAVPVMVDNDANTAAWAEWRFGAGRGEDHLVMITLGTGIGGAILEDGQVKRGKYGVAGEFGHMQVVPGGHRCPCGNRGCWEQYSSGNALVREARELAAADSPVAYNIIERVKGSIPDITGPLITELAREGDAMCVELLQEIGQWLGVGIANLAAALDPSCFVIGGGVSAADDLLIGPARDAFRRHLTGRGYRPEARIAKAQLGPEAGMVGAADLARLVARRFRRAKRRRVERYERYERYAQALRNPGGDGDTGDRARTTPQDPV; encoded by the coding sequence TTGAGCACGTACCGCGACTTCGCCCACCGAGGCGCCGCCCGCGCCACCGTCCTGCGGACCGTCGGCACCCGTGAACGGCGCTCGCACCTCACCGCGCCCCGCGTGCCGACCGTGGGCATCGACATCGGCGGTACGAAGGTGATGGCCGGTGTCGTCGACGCCGACGGCATCATCCTGGAGAAGCTCCGCACCGAGACCCCCGACAAGTCCAAGAGCCCCAGGGTCGTCGAGGACACCATCGTCGACCTGGTTCTCGACCTCTCCGACCGGCACGACGTGCACGCCGTCGGCATCGGCGCGGCCGGCTGGGTCGACGCCGACCGTTCCACGGTGCTCTTCGCCCCGCATCTCGCCTGGCGCAACGAACCACTGCGGGACTCGCTGCAGAACCGGCTCGCCGTCCCGGTCATGGTCGACAACGACGCCAACACCGCCGCCTGGGCCGAATGGCGCTTCGGCGCGGGCCGCGGCGAGGACCACCTCGTCATGATCACGCTCGGCACCGGCATCGGCGGCGCCATCCTGGAGGACGGCCAGGTCAAGCGCGGCAAGTACGGCGTCGCCGGAGAGTTCGGCCATATGCAGGTCGTGCCCGGCGGACACCGCTGCCCCTGCGGCAACCGCGGCTGCTGGGAGCAGTACAGCTCCGGAAACGCCCTGGTCCGCGAGGCCCGCGAGCTGGCCGCCGCCGACTCCCCGGTCGCGTACAACATCATCGAGCGGGTCAAGGGCAGCATCCCGGACATCACCGGACCGCTGATCACCGAGCTGGCCCGGGAGGGCGACGCCATGTGCGTCGAGCTGCTCCAGGAGATCGGCCAGTGGCTCGGCGTCGGCATCGCCAATCTCGCCGCCGCCCTCGACCCGTCCTGCTTCGTCATCGGCGGCGGTGTCAGCGCGGCCGACGACCTGCTGATCGGGCCCGCCAGGGACGCCTTCCGCCGCCATCTCACCGGCCGCGGCTACCGGCCGGAGGCCCGTATCGCCAAGGCCCAGCTCGGGCCGGAGGCGGGTATGGTCGGTGCGGCCGATCTCGCCCGGCTCGTCGCCCGCCGCTTCCGGCGTGCCAAGCGGCGCCGCGTCGAGCGGTACGAGAGATACGAGCGGTACGCCCAGGCCCTCCGCAACCCCGGTGGCGACGGCGACACCGGCGACCGTGCCCGCACCACCCCTCAGGACCCCGTGTGA
- a CDS encoding iron-containing redox enzyme family protein — translation MRAPAAVSAALPEARGEVSDGLLAALTRPAGGPLPDTAAASADPLGDDAQLTLYLCYELHYHGFAGVDATWEWDPELLRLRAALERPFLGALREGTADYPDLETALESILTEPVDGTGVSYFLRDEGELWHLREYAAQRSLYHLKEADPHAWVIPRLRGRAKAAFVAVEYDEFGAGRADRVHARLFADLMEDLGLDSTYGRYLDAASAPMLASVNMMSLFGLHRALRGALVGHFASVEITSSPGSRRLAQAMRRTAAGAAAEHFYAEHVTADAVHEQVVRRDVIGGLLADEPSLAGDMAFGLAATAYVEERLGDHLTTAWRAGHSSLRTSATASAVEEVGGSRSRD, via the coding sequence GTGAGGGCCCCGGCGGCCGTATCCGCCGCTCTGCCGGAGGCGCGCGGGGAGGTGTCGGACGGTCTGCTCGCGGCGCTGACCCGCCCGGCCGGCGGCCCACTGCCTGATACGGCGGCGGCCTCCGCAGACCCGCTCGGCGACGACGCACAGCTCACCCTGTACCTGTGTTACGAGCTGCACTACCACGGATTCGCCGGCGTCGACGCAACATGGGAGTGGGATCCTGAACTGCTACGGCTCCGGGCAGCTCTGGAACGCCCCTTCCTGGGCGCGTTGCGGGAGGGGACGGCGGATTACCCGGACCTGGAGACCGCACTGGAGAGCATCCTCACCGAGCCCGTCGACGGCACCGGGGTGTCGTACTTCCTTCGTGATGAGGGCGAGTTGTGGCACCTGCGCGAGTACGCGGCGCAGCGCTCGCTGTACCACCTCAAGGAAGCCGACCCGCACGCATGGGTCATCCCGCGGCTTCGTGGCCGCGCCAAGGCGGCGTTCGTGGCCGTGGAGTACGACGAGTTCGGCGCCGGACGAGCCGACCGGGTGCACGCTCGGCTCTTCGCGGACCTGATGGAGGACCTGGGGCTGGATTCCACGTACGGGCGCTACCTGGACGCGGCGAGCGCCCCGATGCTGGCCTCCGTGAACATGATGTCTCTGTTCGGTCTGCACCGGGCTCTGCGCGGGGCACTGGTCGGGCACTTCGCGTCCGTGGAGATCACCTCCTCGCCCGGCTCGCGCCGGCTGGCGCAGGCGATGCGGCGAACCGCGGCCGGAGCGGCAGCGGAACACTTTTACGCGGAACACGTCACCGCCGACGCGGTGCACGAACAGGTGGTCCGCCGGGACGTGATCGGCGGTCTGCTCGCCGACGAGCCGTCGCTCGCCGGCGACATGGCCTTCGGTCTGGCCGCCACGGCATACGTGGAAGAGCGGCTGGGCGATCATCTGACGACAGCGTGGCGGGCGGGGCACAGCTCACTGCGCACGAGCGCTACGGCGTCGGCCGTGGAGGAGGTCGGCGGGTCCCGCTCCCGGGACTGA
- a CDS encoding CDGSH iron-sulfur domain-containing protein — protein sequence MPNAPDERPACRLALTEDGPLLLDGPAEVTLDDGTTARSDRFVVAVCLCRRSRTYPWCDTSHRRRSRS from the coding sequence GTGCCGAACGCACCCGATGAGCGCCCAGCGTGTCGTCTGGCGCTGACCGAGGATGGCCCTCTGCTGCTGGACGGGCCGGCCGAGGTCACACTCGACGACGGCACCACCGCGCGGTCGGACCGATTCGTCGTGGCGGTCTGCCTGTGCCGGCGCAGCCGCACCTACCCCTGGTGCGACACCAGCCACCGGCGCCGGAGCCGGTCGTGA
- a CDS encoding HemK2/MTQ2 family protein methyltransferase, which translates to MTHVSPVAPPAPAGTWVYLPQADTHLLAEVLEESLPTHGAQVLDMCTGTGVLALLAARHGARVTAVDVSSEAVATARLNASTAKLPVHVVRGDLFAPVANRRFDLILSNPPYVPAPESRPPTAGRSVAWDAGLDGRALLDRICADAPPLLRPAGTLLLVHSALSRPTRTLAQLRSHGLTARVQRRRRIPFGPVLRARAEWLRSRGLVAPEESMEELVVIRAERTR; encoded by the coding sequence ATGACCCACGTGTCACCGGTCGCCCCTCCGGCCCCGGCGGGGACATGGGTCTACCTTCCTCAAGCCGACACTCACCTGCTCGCCGAGGTCCTTGAGGAGAGCCTGCCGACCCACGGGGCCCAGGTCCTGGACATGTGCACCGGCACCGGCGTTCTCGCCTTGTTGGCGGCGCGGCACGGCGCCCGAGTGACCGCCGTGGACGTCTCCTCCGAGGCGGTGGCGACCGCACGTCTCAACGCATCCACGGCGAAGCTCCCGGTCCATGTGGTCCGCGGGGACTTGTTCGCGCCCGTGGCAAACCGTCGGTTCGACCTCATCCTCAGCAATCCGCCCTACGTGCCCGCACCGGAGAGCCGGCCGCCAACGGCGGGCCGGTCGGTCGCGTGGGACGCCGGCCTGGACGGGCGCGCGCTGCTGGACCGGATCTGCGCGGACGCGCCACCACTGCTGCGCCCCGCCGGCACGCTGCTGCTGGTGCACTCGGCACTCTCCCGACCCACGCGCACACTGGCCCAGTTGCGCTCTCACGGCCTGACGGCACGAGTGCAACGGCGGCGTCGGATCCCGTTCGGGCCGGTGCTGCGCGCACGTGCCGAATGGCTGCGCAGCCGGGGCCTGGTGGCCCCGGAAGAGTCCATGGAGGAGTTGGTGGTCATCCGTGCCGAACGCACCCGATGA
- a CDS encoding alpha/beta fold hydrolase encodes MNVRSRNHVTVTGRSGGPVVMLAHGFGCDQNMWRLVVPTLERDFTVVLFDHVGAGRSDLSAWSKHRYSTLEGYAEDVLEICYELALGPVTFVGHSVSATMGVLAAARDPEAFSGLVLLAPSPCFIDDPEAGYRGGFSAEDIDELLESLDANYLGWSGAMAPVIMGNPDRPELGEELTNSFCRTDPDIARAFARVTFLTDNREDLAEVTVPTLVAQCSRDAIAPPEVGAFVQSRIPGSRLVTLDATGHCPQLAAPEEAAAAITAFVEAIR; translated from the coding sequence ATGAATGTGCGGAGCAGAAATCACGTGACGGTGACCGGCCGGTCCGGCGGTCCGGTGGTGATGCTGGCGCACGGATTCGGGTGCGACCAGAACATGTGGCGGCTGGTTGTTCCGACGCTGGAGCGTGACTTCACCGTCGTGCTTTTCGACCATGTGGGGGCGGGACGTTCCGACCTGTCGGCCTGGAGCAAGCATCGATATTCCACTCTCGAGGGCTATGCCGAGGATGTGCTGGAGATCTGCTACGAGCTGGCTCTCGGGCCGGTGACGTTCGTGGGGCACTCGGTGAGCGCCACGATGGGCGTCCTCGCAGCCGCGCGAGATCCCGAGGCTTTCTCCGGCCTGGTCCTGCTCGCGCCGTCACCATGCTTCATCGACGATCCGGAGGCCGGCTACCGGGGCGGGTTCAGTGCCGAGGACATCGACGAACTCCTGGAGTCACTGGATGCGAACTACCTGGGCTGGTCGGGCGCCATGGCCCCGGTGATCATGGGCAATCCCGACCGTCCGGAACTGGGAGAGGAGCTGACCAACAGCTTCTGCCGCACCGACCCGGACATCGCCCGTGCCTTCGCACGGGTGACGTTTCTGACCGACAATCGCGAAGACCTCGCCGAAGTCACCGTCCCCACCCTGGTCGCGCAGTGCTCCCGTGACGCGATAGCGCCCCCAGAGGTCGGAGCCTTCGTGCAGTCCAGGATTCCCGGCAGCCGGCTGGTCACGCTCGACGCGACCGGGCACTGCCCCCAGCTTGCCGCACCAGAAGAAGCGGCTGCCGCGATCACCGCCTTCGTCGAAGCCATCCGATGA
- a CDS encoding STAS domain-containing protein: MLNGQIAKINTTLLQLAGELDHHSAPDVRALLLGLGLHPGQQLVIDLAGLTFCDSSGITVLIAARNHALQAEADIALAAVPDHVSRIFRTVGLERVFTIHPDARAAEAAWTPPAS, from the coding sequence CTGCTGAACGGCCAGATCGCGAAGATCAACACGACTTTGCTGCAACTGGCGGGAGAGCTGGACCACCACAGCGCCCCCGACGTACGCGCGCTCCTGCTCGGCCTCGGACTCCACCCGGGCCAGCAACTCGTCATCGACCTCGCCGGGCTCACCTTCTGCGACTCGAGCGGCATCACCGTCCTGATCGCCGCACGCAACCACGCCCTGCAAGCCGAAGCGGACATCGCCCTCGCAGCCGTACCCGACCACGTCAGCCGGATCTTCCGCACCGTGGGACTGGAGCGGGTCTTCACCATCCACCCCGACGCCCGGGCAGCCGAAGCGGCCTGGACACCGCCGGCCTCCTGA
- a CDS encoding FMN-binding glutamate synthase family protein, giving the protein MTRIGLVILAWATSLAATTAAAWASPRWWFAAVPLTLLGTWDLLQRRHSVLRNYPVVGHARYLLERIRPELQQYFIERNLDGRPFDRDVRSIVYERAKGTDAEQPYGTERDVDRPGYEFLIPSMAPCSVPTSPPRVRIGGPDCSRPYDMALLNVSAMSFGSLSSNAVLALNGGAASGHFAHDTGEGGLSEYHLRPGGDLVWEIGTGYFGCRTPQGEFDAGEFADKAAYDHVKCVSLKISQGAKPGIGGVLPGTKVNAEIARVREVRRGETVISPPYHRVYSTPRQLVRFVARMRELSGGKPAGFKLCVGSRRQFLAVCKAMLDEGTAPDFIIVDGAEGGTGAAPLEFADHVGTPLTEGLLTVHNALVGTGSRDRIRIGASGKIATGTDLVKRLVQGADYGNSARAMMFALGCIQAQRCHTNTCPSGVATQDPRRARALDIDDKTARVQRFQKATVAGAMEIMTSMGITDPAQLRPHVLHRRVDPYTERSYAELYEWLAPHQLLTEPPGSWAADWQAADPDRFTV; this is encoded by the coding sequence GTGACACGCATCGGACTGGTGATACTCGCATGGGCCACATCACTGGCAGCAACCACCGCAGCGGCGTGGGCTTCACCGCGGTGGTGGTTCGCCGCCGTCCCGCTCACCCTGCTGGGCACCTGGGACCTGCTGCAGCGTCGGCACTCGGTGCTGCGGAACTATCCGGTCGTCGGACACGCCCGCTACCTCCTGGAGCGGATCCGCCCCGAACTGCAGCAGTACTTCATCGAACGCAACCTCGACGGCCGTCCCTTCGATCGGGATGTGCGCAGCATCGTCTACGAGCGCGCCAAGGGCACCGATGCCGAGCAGCCCTACGGAACCGAACGAGACGTCGACCGTCCGGGCTACGAGTTCCTGATTCCGTCCATGGCGCCCTGCTCGGTGCCCACGTCGCCGCCGCGCGTGCGGATCGGCGGCCCTGACTGCAGCCGGCCTTATGACATGGCTCTGCTGAACGTGTCGGCCATGAGCTTCGGCTCGCTCTCGTCGAACGCCGTCCTCGCGCTCAACGGCGGTGCCGCGTCAGGGCATTTCGCCCATGACACCGGAGAGGGCGGTCTGTCGGAGTACCACCTGCGGCCGGGCGGGGACCTCGTCTGGGAGATCGGCACCGGCTACTTCGGCTGCCGGACCCCGCAGGGAGAGTTCGACGCCGGGGAGTTCGCCGACAAAGCCGCGTACGACCATGTGAAGTGCGTGTCACTGAAGATCTCCCAGGGTGCCAAGCCCGGCATCGGCGGGGTCCTGCCGGGAACGAAGGTCAATGCCGAGATAGCCCGGGTCCGGGAGGTGCGCCGCGGAGAGACGGTGATCTCGCCCCCGTACCACCGTGTGTACTCCACTCCGCGCCAGCTCGTGCGCTTCGTCGCCCGGATGCGGGAGTTGTCCGGTGGCAAGCCGGCGGGCTTCAAACTGTGCGTGGGCTCACGCCGGCAGTTCCTCGCCGTGTGCAAGGCGATGCTGGACGAGGGCACGGCCCCCGACTTCATCATCGTGGACGGAGCCGAAGGCGGCACCGGCGCGGCCCCGCTGGAGTTCGCCGACCACGTCGGCACGCCGCTCACCGAAGGACTGCTCACCGTGCACAACGCGCTCGTCGGCACCGGCTCGCGCGACCGGATCAGGATCGGCGCCAGCGGCAAGATCGCCACGGGTACCGACCTGGTCAAGCGTCTGGTTCAAGGCGCCGACTACGGCAACTCCGCGCGGGCGATGATGTTCGCACTGGGCTGCATCCAGGCGCAGCGATGCCACACCAACACCTGCCCCAGCGGTGTGGCCACCCAGGACCCACGGCGTGCCCGTGCCCTCGACATCGACGACAAGACGGCCCGCGTCCAGCGCTTCCAGAAGGCGACCGTCGCCGGCGCGATGGAGATCATGACGTCCATGGGGATCACCGACCCCGCACAGTTGCGTCCCCACGTGCTCCACCGGCGCGTCGACCCGTACACCGAGCGTTCTTACGCGGAGCTCTACGAGTGGCTGGCTCCCCATCAGCTGCTGACCGAACCGCCCGGGTCATGGGCGGCGGACTGGCAGGCCGCCGACCCCGACAGGTTCACCGTGTGA
- a CDS encoding thiamine pyrophosphate-requiring protein: MSQKVSDHILQRLREWDVEHVFAYAGDGINGLLAAWGRADNRPEFIQSRHEEMSAFQAVGYAKFSGRVGVCAATSGPGAIHLLNGLYDAKLDHVPVVAIVGQTNRSAMGGSYQQEVDLLALYKDVASDFCEMVTVPEQLPNVIDRAMRTAYARRTVTAVIVPADVQELDYSPPTHSFKMVPSSMGMGHYAPVPTDEDVQRAAQILNDGEKVAILIGQGARGARAEVEQLADVLGAGVAKALLGKDVLPDDLPYVTGAIGLLGTRPSYELMRNCDTLLVIGSSFPYSQFLPEFGQARAVQIDIDPHMIGLRYPFEVNLVGDARETLKRLLTQLERKGDRTWRDKVETDVARWWDVMQRRAAVDADPINPEYVFHALDERLPMDAIITADSGSSANWYARHLRLRGDMRGSLSGTLATMGPGVPYAIGAKFAHPDRPAIALVGDGAMQMNGMMEMVTAAKYFRQWEDPRLVVAVLNNGDLNQVTWEMRAMSGAPRFEESQHIPDLPYAEIAERLGLQGVRVDKPEQVGEAWEQALAATCPFVIDFRTDPAVPPIPPHATLDQIEAAAASILKGDSDRAAMIKQGFKAKVQDMLPGRRHRHDRPGTEAD, from the coding sequence ATGTCTCAGAAGGTCTCCGACCACATCCTTCAGCGGCTGCGTGAATGGGACGTCGAGCATGTCTTCGCCTACGCGGGCGATGGCATCAACGGCCTTCTCGCCGCCTGGGGCCGCGCCGACAACCGACCGGAGTTCATCCAGTCACGCCACGAAGAGATGTCGGCCTTCCAGGCGGTCGGCTACGCCAAGTTCTCAGGCAGGGTCGGGGTGTGCGCCGCCACCTCGGGTCCCGGCGCCATCCACCTGCTGAACGGCCTGTACGACGCGAAGCTCGACCACGTGCCCGTCGTCGCCATCGTCGGGCAGACCAACCGCAGCGCCATGGGAGGCTCCTATCAGCAGGAGGTCGACCTGCTCGCCCTGTACAAGGACGTGGCGTCGGACTTCTGCGAGATGGTGACCGTTCCGGAGCAACTGCCGAACGTCATCGACCGCGCGATGCGCACCGCGTATGCCCGGCGTACGGTCACGGCCGTCATCGTCCCCGCCGACGTGCAGGAGCTGGACTACTCTCCCCCGACCCACAGCTTCAAGATGGTGCCCTCCAGCATGGGAATGGGCCACTACGCACCCGTGCCCACCGACGAAGACGTCCAGCGGGCCGCGCAGATCCTCAACGACGGGGAAAAGGTCGCGATCCTCATCGGCCAGGGCGCGCGCGGAGCACGGGCGGAAGTCGAACAGCTCGCCGACGTCCTGGGTGCCGGTGTCGCAAAGGCACTCCTGGGCAAGGACGTTCTGCCGGACGATCTTCCCTACGTCACCGGCGCCATCGGCCTGCTCGGCACACGTCCCTCCTACGAACTCATGCGGAACTGCGACACCCTGCTGGTGATCGGCTCCAGTTTCCCCTACTCACAGTTCCTGCCGGAGTTCGGTCAGGCACGAGCGGTACAGATCGACATCGACCCGCACATGATCGGGCTGCGCTACCCGTTCGAGGTGAACCTCGTAGGGGACGCACGCGAGACGCTGAAGCGCCTCCTGACGCAACTGGAGCGCAAAGGGGACCGGACGTGGCGGGACAAGGTGGAGACGGACGTCGCCCGCTGGTGGGACGTCATGCAACGGCGCGCCGCCGTGGACGCCGACCCCATCAACCCCGAGTACGTGTTCCACGCGCTCGACGAGCGACTGCCGATGGACGCGATCATCACGGCCGACTCGGGTTCGTCCGCCAACTGGTACGCACGCCACCTGCGCCTGCGCGGAGACATGCGCGGCTCCCTGTCCGGGACACTGGCCACCATGGGCCCCGGTGTGCCGTACGCCATCGGCGCGAAGTTCGCCCACCCCGACCGGCCGGCCATCGCCCTGGTCGGCGACGGGGCGATGCAGATGAACGGCATGATGGAGATGGTCACGGCCGCCAAGTACTTCCGGCAGTGGGAGGATCCCCGCCTGGTCGTGGCCGTGCTCAACAACGGCGATCTCAACCAGGTCACCTGGGAGATGCGGGCCATGTCCGGTGCCCCCCGGTTCGAGGAGTCCCAGCACATCCCCGACCTCCCCTACGCGGAGATCGCCGAGCGTCTCGGGCTCCAGGGCGTCCGGGTGGACAAGCCCGAACAGGTCGGGGAGGCATGGGAGCAGGCCCTGGCCGCCACGTGTCCCTTCGTCATCGACTTCCGCACCGACCCCGCGGTCCCGCCGATCCCACCCCACGCCACCCTCGACCAGATCGAGGCGGCAGCCGCGTCGATCCTCAAAGGCGACAGCGACCGGGCCGCCATGATCAAGCAAGGCTTCAAAGCCAAGGTGCAGGACATGCTCCCCGGCCGACGACACCGCCACGACCGGCCGGGAACAGAAGCCGACTGA
- a CDS encoding SsgA family sporulation/cell division regulator: MNQENQEKPRGEAKEAIWWTQATHIRADMLLPVSTSFHYTVSDPYAVRITFHPVPDRGPGISWYVERDLLARGTRTRAGDGDVQVRPAPGAAGPSHTLLQIGPATEHALIRIDTPPLLDWLTLTHSLVPPGTEDTRLNWKPFERLLADT, encoded by the coding sequence ATGAACCAGGAGAACCAGGAGAAACCTCGAGGCGAGGCGAAGGAAGCCATCTGGTGGACCCAAGCCACGCACATCCGAGCCGACATGCTTCTTCCTGTCTCGACCTCCTTCCACTACACCGTCTCGGACCCGTACGCGGTGCGCATCACGTTCCATCCGGTCCCCGACCGGGGCCCCGGCATCTCCTGGTACGTGGAGCGGGACCTCCTCGCACGTGGCACGCGGACCCGGGCCGGAGACGGCGATGTGCAGGTACGGCCGGCACCGGGCGCGGCCGGCCCCTCCCACACACTGCTGCAGATCGGTCCTGCCACGGAGCACGCCCTCATACGCATCGACACCCCGCCGCTGCTGGATTGGCTCACCCTGACCCACTCCCTCGTTCCTCCGGGCACCGAAGACACCCGTCTGAACTGGAAGCCCTTCGAGAGGCTGCTCGCCGATACCTGA
- a CDS encoding VOC family protein gives MSIPSHAVFGAPCWVSLIARDLAAAEDFYGGVFGWEFRPTRLGKDFSVAFLDGAPVAGIGALAGSLAVAVAWTPYFAVDDADATVARIQERSATVAVGPLRFGTGRAALAADRDGAVFGLWQGKVIRGWGVGRDKSPAWLELRTRDAFEAAIFYAEVLDWATERPGSCQVSYENGSVVLRQNEDAVARLTGGATEAAPDPQIRPRWHVHFYVPDIDYAVEQAIKLGGAIASQAVTSQTAGAMGSAEQVTLRDPDGGLFTVTTRTNK, from the coding sequence ATGTCGATACCAAGTCATGCGGTATTCGGTGCTCCGTGCTGGGTCAGTCTCATAGCCCGCGATCTGGCTGCCGCTGAGGACTTCTACGGCGGCGTCTTCGGCTGGGAGTTCCGTCCCACCCGGCTCGGGAAGGATTTCTCCGTCGCCTTCCTCGATGGAGCCCCCGTCGCCGGCATCGGCGCCCTCGCCGGCAGCCTGGCGGTGGCCGTCGCGTGGACCCCGTACTTCGCCGTGGACGACGCCGACGCCACCGTGGCGCGAATCCAGGAGCGCAGCGCGACGGTCGCGGTCGGCCCCCTGAGGTTCGGGACCGGCCGAGCCGCCCTGGCCGCGGACCGGGACGGCGCGGTGTTCGGCCTCTGGCAGGGCAAGGTCATCCGCGGCTGGGGCGTCGGCCGGGACAAGTCACCTGCCTGGTTGGAACTGCGCACCAGAGATGCCTTCGAAGCGGCCATCTTCTACGCCGAGGTCCTCGACTGGGCCACCGAACGTCCCGGCTCCTGCCAGGTGTCCTACGAGAACGGCTCCGTGGTCCTGCGTCAGAACGAAGACGCCGTCGCACGGCTTACGGGCGGCGCCACCGAGGCGGCTCCCGATCCCCAGATCCGGCCGCGCTGGCACGTGCACTTCTACGTCCCCGACATCGACTACGCCGTCGAGCAAGCCATCAAGCTCGGCGGCGCAATCGCATCGCAGGCAGTCACATCGCAAACGGCCGGGGCGATGGGCTCGGCCGAACAGGTCACGTTGCGCGACCCCGACGGCGGACTCTTCACCGTCACCACCCGTACCAACAAATAG